CTACTTGATGGTACACAAAAGCTTTAAAGTACATAATTCCGTATTAATATCAGAGATAATGGAGTTCACTTAGATAGGGACAGACCAGAAACCAATGTCCGAAGCTTTTTTGTTGGCTCAATACTTTCAATTAATCTGAAATACTCGAACGCCATACCAACACTGAGAGTCATCTATCCTGTTACCAACTCTTGCTATGCATTGTAGCTTTTTTCtgtaaatgtgtgtgtgtggcacaGAAAAGAAACCCtgcacaataataataatacttaataacaatagtaataataaaaaacGATGTGACAGCATACCCTGCAACAGCAgcacaccattttttcttaaaatatttttttcagctCAAAAGCACAAACCCACACAGACACCAAGCATATGTTATTGGAAATCCCTCAGTCAGGTCTTTCTTAAGGTACTCTACAAATTTCCAATTAACATGCAGGTCCTTCAAAACAATATTTTGAATGCTAGCTAATTAATCTTACCTAATTAATTAATCTGGCACAGTGAAAGAAATACTGGTGACTAGGACACTTTTAAATCTCAGTAGGTGTTAATGGGGACACCCCATATTGCTTTCTCACTCCACACCACACCACTTAATCAACCGTGACATTCAGGAAATTATTCACATATAAATTCAAGTATAAATTTGCAAGGACAATTGAATGTAACACAATTTCGTTCAAACACTTCTCAGGTGTAGAGTACCTGCGTTAATCTGGCACAACACCCCACGAACAAGCAGTCAAAGCCCTAACTGAAAATGTAACGCCAGTATTAACCTGGAATAAAAGAAAACGGAAGGGGAGACATGGTGACAATAATTCCCGGGAGACAAAATATAAAGCCAGTGTAAGAACAAAACATGGTTATTTGTACCGGTTAATTCATTAACTATCACAGCAGCCTAGGTTGCAGTCAGGTGTTGTTAATACATCACTCGCATTCAGAAAACCGTTTAGACAATTGTTCGAATGAGGATCAAAGGCCTTTTGTGTTAGTCACCATTTTCCCACTGAGCAGCACTTTCTCAATAAGCCTGTGTAACATCGGCGGCACCCCATGTGATAGTTGATGCAAGGTAGATGAGAAACCCTCTTCTGATGCAATGTGCTGGCAATCCTCAAGCTATTTCTGGTAATGGCTTTGCATGCATCTTTTCCAGGCTCTGTCACTTCACTTTTTCTCTCATGGGCTGGTTTGTGAGGAAATGATTGGGTATCTAGATTACCCTATCAATTCCCCCGTATCATTCTGAAAGGTTACATGGGAAGGGTGGGAAAAGGGCAGTGTTAGAAAACGTCCGCATGCTGACTTGCAAATATCGCAGCAGCCTGCGAAAATAATTGAGACAATCTCCGAAAAtgcttctgtgtgtgtgtgttaaaaTCATGCAGGATAAGAAACACTCGCTAATGGTACCTACAGTGAAGTGTTCCTCGCTTGAGACAAATTTGTACTTCTTGGCTTTGTAGAGCTTCCGTTTCCTGAGACAGTGTACAACGACGAGGTCACAAAATATTGTAGCCTGTGATATTTGAGAGAGAGATGAGATAAGATAAAACTGTAGTATTGAACCAGGTAGAGAGCTTTGCTGTAACTTCACTCTATGTATATGATTACACAGCCTGTTTGATAGAAGAAATGTGCATCACATTGCACTACCTGCAGTAATATCATAGATTAAACACTTACGACGACCATCAGCCCAAGCCCTGAACCCAGGTTGATGGCTATGGGTATTGGACTCAATTTTCCTGCTCGTCCTTGTACCAGGATAGCAAACGTAATGCCATATGCTTTCACCAGCGTCCTCGTGGTCTCGTTATAATACTTTGGGTACCTGCGAAGATATCAGAAATGAAACTGTCCATTGTGAAAGAGAAAGCCTACTGTGGATACCTGAAGTTCCAACCCTTTGCGAGGGCAACGCTTGGGTCATCTAGCCTTGAGAAACTGTAGGTTGGGATGCAATATTTGACGTCAAAATCCAGGTTACAGTCCCACGAGATGAGGATTCTAATGACGCCACCCTGTAAAATTCCAAGTTATAGCATTTACTGCTGTCCGCATGCTTTGAAACGCCCTACTGCAAGTTTGTTGTTGGTGCTGAAGTAAGCAGATCATTTTCTGTTGCCCAATACACTAACGTTCAATGGGAATGAGGAACTTTTATGAACTCTGGTACTGCAAAGGGGAAAGAGGCCGCAGTCTTCACCCCGGCGTATACACACCTTCATGGTTATCTCGCTGAATTCAACTCCAGCATTCTTTACTATGTCGCCAATGCGGAATACTGGGCAGAGACTATGTGTGGTGGGCTCGTACAGGCAGTTCCTGAGGTAGGTGCTATTTTCCGAGTCGAGGATATTTCTCCTgcagtcaaaaaaaaaaaaaaagaaagtggttGAGCAAGTAAAGCACAATAACCAATAACCTAACCAATAACCAACACTCTAACCAATAACCAAAGCCAAGGTtattgggaaatattttttttccaaatttgggGCGTAAAAACCGgggaaataaacatgtgctcaaaaATTATTGggaatttgggtgaaaaaaacttTCAGTGCGCTAAATTTTGGGAGAAATCAGGCCCTATTACCCTAACAACCTGCACCAGTTTGGGACAAACGGTAATGTAATTGTGTTTgtgccaaacaagctagtgtaCACCGCTACAGACGTTTCGCTGAGTGCAATTTGCTGAATAAAAAtcggggtttcaccctaaagaggcaaccttcaattcggggaagaatcgggtgaaaccctaaaacttcaggctctaacaaAGTTgcagacataaaaaaaaatatgatttTGCCTGCATAGTTCAGTTAATAGCTCAGGATATGTTCAGATCTGGCATACAACAATTGAACATGCGTGTCCCTTTTTTGTTCTGTGTCCCTCCtctcgcttttcttttttttttcagtatgaATCTCTGACTCATTTGTCTGCATGAAACACTCTTATCTACTGAAGCAAAGGCAGGACTTACTCCGACCGCACTTATCTTGCTTGCATTATGTCTGGCTGTCCCATTGTGTAATCAAGTATAATGAAACAATATTTCATATCTGTTGCACAGTGAGATATGGATGCAGGGTCTGAACCTTACCTCTTTATTCTGAAGAGTGGAAAATCGATGTAGTTTTTTATCAGAACTGTAAAGTTTGCGACGTCTTCAAGAAGGGCAGTTTTGTTCCTCCTGTACGTAAAAAAAATGTTAATTGGGAAAGAAGCATAATTAATGTATTTTACTGAGGCCACACtccaggtaaaaaaaaagaaaatcatgGTAGTGTTTTGAATTGTGCTTTTTATGCGTGCTTCACGCACATATTGGTCTATTTCCTTTATGCTTTGGTTCGGCAAATGAACATACAGTGGTCCGTAATCTTGTTCCACAGGGCACCAGCCTCTAATTTCGCAGACGTGTGACGAGTTGTGAGGAGGTCTAGCTCGTATGCATCGTCCAGTCATGATTCCTGTAATGTGGGAGTCTCAGTGAAATTTGAAATATCTTACAAGGCTGGAAGAAAACATTACCATTTCCCAAAAGCAACGGTTCTCCCGCTTTACACGTTGTAGTATCGTGTACAGATTTGCAATGAGCTTGTGAAACATCATATGCCTTAGGGAGAGAACGAAAATGACAAGTAATTAGAATTTATACTGCAAATTCTACAACGTACATCCTTACAGTACAGGATAAAAGATACAGGTAACATACTTCGGGGCACGTTGCAACTTGTTGATTTGGAGTGATGATCAGATTCGTGGAAATAAAGAACTCGTTATTCTCCTGCAAGTATATGCACGCAGTTTCATGCATGTATCGATATATACTCTGTATTATTGGCAACATTCGTTACCGTTGGGGGAACTACAATGTCGGCTATATCCCAGATCCTTTTGTAAACTGAGATATCATTCAGGAATGGGTAAAATGCATCATCTTGCAGGTCTTCTGTGCTAATCACTCCTTTCACTTTAGTTGTTGTGGCTGAGTTAAAATCGCTGAACTGCTGGTACCCCTTCCTGTACACGATGACGTACCTGTTGAGAAATATTAAGTAGATATACAACAAGAGACGTGACGTACACAGCGCAAGGTGAAGCAGAAACACTATGGTTACCATATTTCACACGAAACCATTTCGTCACGTATATGTGACAGCGCGGTGCTGGGAAATTTGTGTACGGCACAGCTTCTTCTGTTATAATTATAATACCTCGTGGCAACGTATACAAAACGTGCAGATATAGTTTATTTACAGCGTGGTCGGTTACGAGAAAACCGTGATTCATCGATGGAAGAAATAGCAATGTTACGCCTCCAAAGCGAGCAAACAAACAGCTTACCCAATGATGTAGCCCAAAATGAGCATTTGTACGAGCCTGTTGATCACGCCGATTTTCTTATTACCTATATGCACCACTTTTAAAGTGTCATATTCAAAGAAATAGGTTCCAGTCGCTTTCACACAGTTCAACCCCATGATGTGCCGGTGCGAATGACACCGATAGCCGATAGTTTCGTTCGGTTGGTTTCGGTATCTCAGCACGGCGGAAGAGAACGGATGGGAAAGGACAGACTATATCACAAAAACGATAAAGAGAGTCTTCGAATACTTCCGTATTAATTAACTCTAAAAGTTCGTGTTAAAGTATGATAAGAGAATTAAACGAGATGAAGAAATAAACAAGACACCAAGACACCAACGAAGCATTCGCTCGCGGTACTGGCAACGAAGGGTTTTTGCTAATGGTGCCACATATCGGCGTAAATAGGTACTAGCGCTAGGCAGTTTGGTTTTCTTGTTTTGAGTGCTTCCTCGAAGATGTGGGATGTTTTGTTTTGTGATGGCGTAAGATAACAATAACAACAGGCATTACCAACAGCAGGGGTTGCTTTCCACAGAGATGAGTGGTTACGTTTTGAGGGAATTTTATGAGCGACCAATTCCACGACAGACAGTCAGTGAGGAACGTATTCGTTCATCGCAGCACGTTCGTCACATAACTAGCATCACCTTCACCTTCTGACATAAGAAGTACGTCATTTCGATTCCTGGTGAGGCAGGTATGTTCCCGTAAAACAGCACACcgtttttatttttacatgttGTTGAGACTGTCGTTTTGACGTATATCAGACGTCTTCCAATCTCTCGTCAGTTGACAGACGATGGCCATAGCCAGACCCCCAGGATTTGATTTCGACCACAATTGGCCCGAGAGCGCGGAATGCTTGACACTTGACTTCGGCCCCTTCGAAACCGTGCACCGATGGAGACAAATGCCGAACTGCGACGAGTTTGTAGGAGCCAGGTCGGTTCGTTCTCGGAATGTGTCGTACGATGCAGCTCTCTCAGGAGGCAGTTTTTGAAATGCTGTTATTTCATCTCTAGGCGGAGCAAGCACACAGTTGTTGCCTATAAGGATGCCATATATGTTTTTGGAGGTGACAACGGCAAGCAAATGCTAAATGACCTGCTACGATTTGATGTGAGAGATAAGTCGTGGGGAAGGTGAGGTCTAATTTCTTTTCCACTGAAAGGGTGCTAGGGCAACACAGCGCATTCAAACAAAAAGCACTCTAGCAGAATACATGCTTACTGTAAACAAATTAAACATTTTGTACAACGTCTGCCATTACACTGTTCTGCGTATTGGCCCATTTACCCTATCTATGCACGGCTTAAAAACTGGACTGCATATCAGCCTATTTGACCAGATATTGTATTGAATCTACCTGTAGAGCCTTTACGACCGGATGTCCTCCAGCTCCACGATATCATCATTCGGGAGTCGTACACGAAAAAAGCATGTTTGTTTTTGGTGAGCATGATGGTGTAGATAAATTTACGTCTGTTTCGTACTTTTATTTCGGACAGCAATTCTCGTGACTTGCTCTCACAATTTTTCCTGCAGGTGGTTACACAGGTGACATTCACTCAAACTCGAACCTTGCCAATAAAAATGATCTCTTCGAGTATAATTTTACAACTGGCCAGTGGTCGGAGTGGAAGTTTGAGGGGAGGTACGCTACTGGTTTGTTGTCTCCGTACTGGTCGGTCCACTACCCGATGCGAGGCTCTTACACGGTGCATTTCCCCCGTAGGATGCCCGTCCCCCGGTCTGCTCACGGTGCCGCTGTGTACGACGGCAAACTCTGGATCTTTGCCGGATACGACGGCAATGCTCGCCTGAACGACATGTGGTCTGTCTCACTCCTGGGGGATTCTCGAACCTGGGAAGAGGTGACGGTCGTCTTCGTTTTCCCCGTAACGTAGTTGTGATTGCAGAAATTTCCCACCAGGTGCCACAGCGAGGCGACTGCCCTCCGACGTGCTGTAACTTTCCTGTTGCAGTGGCGCGGGACAGCATGTTTGTTTTTTCTGGACAGAGCGGCGCGAAGATCACGAATAGCCTTTTTCAGTTCCATTTTAAGACAAAATTGTAAGTCCTTTTGTAGAACACCACCACGTTCTTTTCAAACGTCTCTGTATAACTTTCGCTGGCTTGTTTCGAAAGGTTTAGGTGTGCGGATTTTGCCGTAATCGCTCGATTTTGTAATTTGTGGGCTTTACTTATTCTTTACGATTTAATCTTTGTTTTGGTAGCTGGGCGAGAATCTCGACTGAGCACATTCTGAGAGGAGCTCCTGCTCCCCCCACACGACGCTATGGGCATACCATGGTTGCATTTGACAGACATCTTTACGTGTTCGGCGGAACGGCCGACAACACTTTACCTAATGACCTGCATTGGTGAGCTTTGCTGTCTTTGTGTCCTTAaagcgtattttttttttctttcaaattttatattagcaccgcgaaacaactgtgttTATGAGCGGCCATAAAGCTTACATATTAGCGCGTGTCAATATTATTGCATTGCCAGTACATTGCAAAGTTGAAGTTGAGCTCTGTCACATTTTCAGCTTTGATCTGGACTCACAGACATGGTCAATCATTCAACCTTCATTGGATAGTCAGGTACTActttcattgattgattgattgattgatacaCTGTATGACTTCGAAGGGACTTTCAGCATTGAGTTCACATGCGTCCCTGTAGTCAGACATAACGCAACCAACATAATAAATGCGAAGCTCAATAAATTAGCCATTTGCCATTTCACTAAAAGTGGAAGATAACAGAACACGGACAGACGTAGAGGGCAGAGCCACATCAGTTCATGTGTTTCGTGCATGGATATCTTTGTAGCACAAAGCTGTTACAAGGTAACTAATAATATCACCTTCCCCCACCGTCTTCTGGTCCTGGACAAAGCACTGGTCCGAGCATCATCAACACCACCACAGGACCATTTTAGTAATcatgcaaaacaaaaaaaacatatcaaataaaaaaaaatgaaactaCTGGTTTGATAGAAGAGACGATCACGAGAAAAAAGTCACATCGTTGAACTAAGCACGAATTTTTCTTCCTAGGTTCCCTCGGGCCGTTTATTCCATGCTGCCGCTGTCGTTGCAGACGCAATGTACGTCTTTGGAGGCACTGTTGACAACAACGTGCGCAGCCGCGAGATGTTTCGATTTCAGTTTTCCTGCTATCCCCGCTGCACACTACACGATGATTTTGGACGTCTCTTGGAAAGCAGGCAGTTCTGCGATGTCCAGTTCCTGGTCGGACCAGTAATGCcatttttgcttctttttttgcattatATTCTTTGAGTTGCAGAAAGTGATAGACTGCTGTTGCTAAAATAGGAGGACATAGTGATTCCAGCCCACATTGCATTTGTGGCAGCCCGGTCGCAGTGGCTCCGCGACAAGATCCGGCGTGCCAGAGAAAAACAGGAGGATCGTGACTTGGATCACGCTCTGGTTGATGTAAGTGACGATGCTCAGTGGTCAACACTCCGATCAATTACATTATTAACAGTGTTACAAATAGGCAGCTTGAGGTTATGCTAGTTACGATATGGTATGGTTAGGTTCATATCACCTGTTCAGAGGTACCTTCACTCACACATGCGGCAGTTCTGCTTATGTTAGGCTGCAATAAATCAGACATTAGCTGTGTAGATGGAACGTGttgaacagtttttttttctcaattgtTTAGTTGTGTCCTGGGGCGGATGGCAGTATGTCAGCCGCAGTCACACCTGTGCTTAGAGTTCGACTCAGAGATGCTGTTCCTGAAGCCTTTGAATTGGTTCTTACCTACATATACACCGATCGCATTGATCCAACAAAAAAGAGTAAGTCGTACATATATAACCGATAATTACCGTGTTGCACTTACTCCTACCGCACTAAATTTTGAAGGTCGAGATCCTATGAGTGATCGGATTGTCCTGCTCATGATGGATGTCTATCGACTTGCTGTGCAGGTAAAATAAGATTTACTTAGCAGCATGTTCTCGTTAAAGATGTATAGCAAAACCATGGTAATTTTCAGATCTGTTCCACATTTCATATATTTTTATGCTTCCATTGTACATTTTGTGTTCATATATACATATTTTCTTAACCTTACAGTTTCACATGAGACGTCTCGAGCACCTCTGCGTGCAGTATCTTGAAGCAGCTATTAACCACCGCAACGTCCTCGTTGCACTACAGAACGCTTCAGATTTACGGCTCGACTTCATCAAGGTACTTTGGCATCTCTCATAAGATTAGAGTGCCTGTGTGAAAGTACATATGGCTACATAAGATTTACGTACATTTACATCAAGGCTACGGGGGAAGGGGGGCAATAACtccactccctaagcggaggagtggaGTGCGACGCCCGTAGCTCATGAGACACATTACTccaggtcgcgccctcattggttcttccAGAGTTTATCgagtctgctcttgtcatgtattccatcgattAACAGTCtaccgtattttctcgaatctaagacgaacccccccccccccccccccccccgagttcAGGGTAcacgaatttggaaaaaaaaaagtaaacagtTGGAATCAATACCATTTATTAGTCATCAATTTCTTCGCAACTCTGTTCTTTGTTGTTATCTGCCCACAGCTCATTGTCCTCCGTTCTGTCCAAAGAGTTAGACAAACCATAATTTTTAACAGCGTGCATGACAACATTGCACCAAGTGTCCTAAATCCACTGTGCTGGTACAATTCTTGATCTCTCCCTGTTGTTTTAGCCACCTTGTAACATGTGCTTTCGATACTTGAGACCGCCTTGCCTCCGCTATATTGTTGCTGTATTCACGAAAGTGTTTACTTTTCATCGAAACGCAGGAGACAGACACCATGAAAGTGAATGAATGACGTCCCCATGGTGCCTGTATTGCCGAATTTGCATCGCGCTGACACCGCAACACGTGATATCAATCGCGCCGCACTATTGGCCGATCCTGTCACCCCTTTCCGCCTCTCCCCTGACCTCATTGTGGCGCTCAAATCTAAGACGACCCCTGACTTTGGAACACTGAATTTAGGAAGAAGAGGTCGTCTTATATTCGAAAAAATACGGTACGCCACTATTTCTCGTGGGATTTTTCGATACCGTAGCCAGGAGTCCCGggggaataaaatgacactatagtttcaaAATCCACTGGAACCGATGCGACCGTCCTTTTAACCAACGTGAGGTTTGCACCGAGGAGGTTGCCCACCACTGGAGTATGAAGCTGCCAAAGTGAAATTAACATCTTCTCCAATTCATCCATCAACTCTGAGTACATTTCGAGCCAGTGCCAGTTGTAGATAAATGTTTAAATGTCATAAACTGTCATTCTGTTTTCAGGAATTTTGTTTGAAGTTTATTGTAAAGGAGAGCACCTACAACCAGATCGTCATGAGCAAAGAATTCGAAACCATCGCCCAGCCGCTCATGGTCGAGATAATACGCCGCCGCCAGATGCCACCTGTACGGTGTTTGCAGGAACCGCTTTGTGATTACACAGGTGTGCAGAACACATGCTGCAGTCATGTGCATTACAGGCTCCATCACTTCATATCCGGATTCCATTTCTTTCATAGGAACAACACTTGAGCAAGACATGGACACATTTCTGAAAGACACGGGAAAGGAATTTTGTGATATAACGCTCATGTTGGATGGTCAGCCCATTCCAGCTCACAAGTCTGTGCTCGCGGCACGATGCAGCTACTTTGAGGCCATGTTTCGTTCCTTCATGCCGGACCACAATACTGTCAATGTATGAACTTGGACCTAACGAGTCAAGATTCACATCACATGTCTGATTCTACTTTTTATCGGTCTTATCTTCCAGATAGCAATTGGTGAAATGATCCCATCACTGCAGTCTTTCAatacacttctacagtatatcTATTATGGAGAGGTCTCGATGCCACCTGAAGATTCACTGTATCCTATTTGCTCATTGGAGTGCCTTAAAATAAGTATTAGTGGAATTTTGAAATTGATTTTTGATGTTGACATTTCCTTGATTGGCCGGTATAGCTACCTTTTCTCTGCACCATATTTCTACGGTTTCACGAATAACCGTCTGCAAGCTTTTTGCAAAGAGAACTTGGAGATGAACGTTACATTTGAAAATGTGATCCAGGCAAGTGCAGTTATTTTACTACTCCTACATGCATTGTAATAGGATGGTTAAGATTACTGTTCATGCAGTGCATTAGCCTCGTCCAATGGAAATGCTTGATGAGGCTAGAACCACTTTCCATCCTCCTCGCAATATAGAGCTGAAATCCAGGAATTTATGCGCATACCTTCGATTTTCTCTCCCAACAGATCCTAGAAGCCGCAGATAAGATACAAGCAACCGATATGAAAAAGCATGCTCTAAGCTTAATAGTCCATCATTTCCCTAAGGTGagtttattttgttttgtttgctttTCCCCCCCACCATTGTTTGCATTCATGTGCAACTCATTGCGTTGCATTGCATTCATGGGGAGTTGGCAACTCCCCGTGAATGCTCTCTCCCCAACTCATCATCTCATAATAAAGTTGCTAGTTGTTCCGTGCAGTCCTCAGGCTAAAATAAGATTTCCTGCGCAGGTGGCCCGTTTGCCGAGGCTGCGTTGCCTGAGCAAAGACCTCCTCCTCGATATTGTCGGGGCAGTGGCTGACCACCTGAGTGAATCTAAACTGTGCCAAGACGTTTCATCCGCGAGCCTCTGCAGTGATGCCGCCATTGGTGGCCTTGTGTGCGATATTTCCACCCTGCACGACTCTTCCAAATGACTTTTTTCCATTCCGATACTGCGCCAGATTAACGAGCAGTTTAGTGTTCCCTCTATTACATTCCCACACAAAACTGTACTTGTGGTACAAATGCATTTGCGAGGAAATTAGGGAGGAGGCTGAAGTTAGTTTCATTTTGAATGAGTGCACGTATCTGATGCGGGTCTTTCTTATCTTACAGAAGTACATTGCAAATATGCGAGGAGAGAGAGATAGGTACATTTAAGGGTTAACATGGCCACATCACCTACATGGTTCCCTGTAAATATTGTGAAACCGTAACACTACACACTATTTCCCAGTCGTCACACAGTGCTGAGCGGCTGAGTATGCCTTCTCCAATCTGGGTAATGTTGCTGCGTCAAACAGTgtgaatgctttttttttttcagcatcgATCGGAGCTGCAATGTTGCATGTGCACCTTCCAATATAGATATGGGGCAATTTATCTGAAGATAAAATTAAGCGATTGAGTGTGGGAAAGTATTAAATTAATGCGTGTTGAGCACAAAGGATCTATGTGGTTCAATAAAATTGGAGAGCCATGCATGTCGAGTATTGCATTTTAGTGCAGGTTGCCCCAAAACATGCATTAACAACATGCAATATGCATTGTAACAAAACATGCATTGCCCCAAAACATGGGCATTACATGACAAATGAATGCATGGGCAAAGCTATTCCATTCTGTCATGTTTTTGTGGCCTTTCAAAGATTTTTCTTATATTTCCAGCTCTAGCAAAATGCATTAAAAAATTATCTAGTCAGAGGCACACTACTTTGCAATAAATGGGTAACACGCATTGTTAATCACGCTCTTGAGTTTACATGGATCTGCTTGTTGTAAATAACCTGGCAAAATTACTTTGTGCTTCATGCGCTGGCAGATAAACAGGATCTCACCACTGCATTGTCAGTGTGCCAAAGTGGAAGTTGGTGTGACATGCAAAGAAAACCAAAGAACAGAAGGTATGTATACCAAGTGTGTTGCATcccaatttgtcagtttccaaAATTCCGATTCCATGGATAGGGCTTTTACTCCCTTTCATGCTTCAACAACAGTGCTTGGTCACGTTAGTCGAACAGTCACAGATTGTGATTTTTGGTGCGTTGTTCATCGTTGCACCAATTGGACAGTCTCGAATAATTGAGAGTTGATGTGGCAACATGTgctgcgtggtttgggtggtGAAGGGTGAAGGTACCAGGGGAGGAAGGGAAGAATAAACCCTAGCTTATAAATAACACTTAATTTGAAGGCAGCCATGTATGCTCGCAGCAATTCCTCAAACAGCCAAACCAATTAATCGATAATGAATATGATCGAGAATGCGGCaaaggggcaaacgaaaaatACTGCTGGTTTCACAAAGGatccttcgtttttttttttttttttttttctaactttTTCTGTCTTCCTCGTAGTTTGTGAGTTGGGGGACGACCTGTAtaccaacaacaactttattttgtgattacgattggggagtttcatcaccgtGGGCGAACTTTGTGCGGTGCGTACGTAGAAGACGACACCAACCGACAGGAGAATTGGAATGGAGTTTCCACCTTGAGCAGTGAATAGTGAATGATGGCATTTTACGAGTGCGAACTGTGGAgcgactgtcgtctgctttcgccTCCTTCACATCCGCTTCCGCAGCCGCCGCTGCCCAGCTTGACCGCTGCGCCACCTGTAGTAAGCACAGATTAGGCGTCGCGGCGTGCGTGCCGTTCGGATGCGAAGTCTTTGTGGCAAGAAGAAGTAACAACCACAGATTTAGCTCTCTGTACAGTCCCAGGTCTTTAAAAGCAACTCTAGCGTTGTTCATCAAATGTCGTACGTTTGAAGTGACGTTCCAGAAGCAACAGCGAGAAGACTTTGTGTTGGCGTTCTTTACTAATACCGCACTCTTTCCCGCGCAAATGCAGTAAGGTACACCATAGCGC
This sequence is a window from Ornithodoros turicata isolate Travis chromosome 10, ASM3712646v1, whole genome shotgun sequence. Protein-coding genes within it:
- the LOC135371231 gene encoding P2X purinoceptor 4-like, translating into MGLNCVKATGTYFFEYDTLKVVHIGNKKIGVINRLVQMLILGYIIGYVIVYRKGYQQFSDFNSATTTKVKGVISTEDLQDDAFYPFLNDISVYKRIWDIADIVVPPTENNEFFISTNLIITPNQQVATCPEAYDVSQAHCKSVHDTTTCKAGEPLLLGNGIMTGRCIRARPPHNSSHVCEIRGWCPVEQDYGPLRNKTALLEDVANFTVLIKNYIDFPLFRIKRRNILDSENSTYLRNCLYEPTTHSLCPVFRIGDIVKNAGVEFSEITMKGGVIRILISWDCNLDFDVKYCIPTYSFSRLDDPSVALAKGWNFRYPKYYNETTRTLVKAYGITFAILVQGRAGKLSPIPIAINLGSGLGLMVVATIFCDLVVVHCLRKRKLYKAKKYKFVSSEEHFTNDTGELIG
- the LOC135371230 gene encoding leucine-zipper-like transcriptional regulator 1, translated to MAIARPPGFDFDHNWPESAECLTLDFGPFETVHRWRQMPNCDEFVGARRSKHTVVAYKDAIYVFGGDNGKQMLNDLLRFDVRDKSWGRAFTTGCPPAPRYHHSGVVHEKSMFVFGGYTGDIHSNSNLANKNDLFEYNFTTGQWSEWKFEGRMPVPRSAHGAAVYDGKLWIFAGYDGNARLNDMWSVSLLGDSRTWEEVPQRGDCPPTCCNFPVAVARDSMFVFSGQSGAKITNSLFQFHFKTKFWARISTEHILRGAPAPPTRRYGHTMVAFDRHLYVFGGTADNTLPNDLHCFDLDSQTWSIIQPSLDSQVPSGRLFHAAAVVADAMYVFGGTVDNNVRSREMFRFQFSCYPRCTLHDDFGRLLESRQFCDVQFLVGPEDIVIPAHIAFVAARSQWLRDKIRRAREKQEDRDLDHALVDLCPGADGSMSAAVTPVLRVRLRDAVPEAFELVLTYIYTDRIDPTKKSRDPMSDRIVLLMMDVYRLAVQFHMRRLEHLCVQYLEAAINHRNVLVALQNASDLRLDFIKEFCLKFIVKESTYNQIVMSKEFETIAQPLMVEIIRRRQMPPVRCLQEPLCDYTGTTLEQDMDTFLKDTGKEFCDITLMLDGQPIPAHKSVLAARCSYFEAMFRSFMPDHNTVNIAIGEMIPSLQSFNTLLQYIYYGEVSMPPEDSLYLFSAPYFYGFTNNRLQAFCKENLEMNVTFENVIQILEAADKIQATDMKKHALSLIVHHFPKVARLPRLRCLSKDLLLDIVGAVADHLSESKLCQDVSSASLCSDAAIGGLVCDISTLHDSSK